In Bradyrhizobium sp. 195, the sequence GCGATCGATGCGCTGGCCGCCCGGCTCGCGGCGATACGCGCAGGATACGACGCGGCCGGCCGCGCGCGGCTGGAAGCGGCGCTCGCCGCCGGCAGCCGCATCGACCGCACGACGACGCTCGTCGAGCTGATCGTGCTCGATGTCGATTTTCACCGCGCGATCTATCAGCTCGCCGGCAATCCCGTGATCGAGGAGACGATCGCGCCGCAATGGCCGCATATGCGCCGCTCGATGGCGACGGTGCTGTCGGAGCTCGACTATCGCGGCAGCGCCTGGGCTGAACATGCCGACATCGCCAAAGACATACTCGCGGGCGACGCCGAGGCAGCCGAACGCGCGGCGTTGGCGCATGCGCAGACGGCGGGACGGATGACTGAGGAGAGATTGCGGGCGAGCGACGAGGCGGCGGCGTAGCGATACGCGCTGTCATTCCGGGGCGACACGTAGCGTCGAGCCCGGAATCCATCAGGCCTCAGAGACTGCGGATGAGTGGATTCCGGGCTCACGCTTCGCGTGCCCCGGAATGACAACAAAAATCAAAACAGGAGGACGACCCATGAAACTGTCTCAGGAGCAATTGGAGTTCTTCCACCGCGAGGGCTGGCTGTTGCTGCCCGAACTGTTCAGCCAGGAGGAGGTCGATCTGCTGGCGCGCGAGGCCGTCGGCATCTACGACACCAACCGGCCGGAAGTCTGGCGCGAGAAAAGCGGCGCGCCCCGCACGGCTTTTGCCGCGCATCTCTACAACGAGGCATTCGGAATCCTCGGCGCGCATCCGCGCATGATCGACCCGGTCGAGCAATTGTTCGGCGAGCCGGTCTACATGCACCAGTTCAAGATCAACGCGAAATCGGCCTTCACAGGCGATGTCTGGCAATGGCACCAGGATTACGGCACTTGGAAGCGCGACGACGGCATGCCGGAGCCGCGTGCGATGAACATCGCGATCTTCCTCGACGAGGTCATGCCGATCAACGGCCCCTTGATGCTGGTGCCGCGCAGCCAGAATGCCGGCGATCTCGAAGCCTCGCACGACCTCGCCACCACCTCCTATCCGCTTTGGACGCTGGACGAGGCCACCGTGACGCGGCTGGTCGAGCAGGGCGGAATCGTCGCACCGACCGGCAAGCCCGGCGGCATGTTGATGTTCCACGGCAATCTGGTGCACGGCTCGAGCGGCAACATCACGCCTTTCCCGCGCAAGATCGTGTACCTGACGCTGAACGCGGTCTCGAACTACATCCGAACTCCGACCCGGCCGGAGTACATCGCCCATCGCGATTTTGCGCCGATCAAGCCGGTGGATGACGATGCGCTCCTGCGCCTCGCCCGTGCGCCGCGACAGGCGGCGGAGTAAACGGTCTGATGCCCCGGACGCAGTGCAGCGCTTCTTCAGCGCTGCGCTGCAGAGCCGGGGCCCATGCCACGCGGAATTCCCTCACACTGGGTCCCGGCTCTGCGGCGCAGCGTTGCACGCCGCGCCTTGTCCGGGACACGATAGTCATACTGGATTTCCCCCATGAACCTCTTCCGCCTCCTCCAGGCCCGCGCTTCGGCCGGCAAGCCCGTTCGTGTCGCGCTGATCGGCGCGGGCAAATTCGGCTCGATGTTTCTGGCGCAGGTGCCGCACACGCCGGGGCTGGAGGTGCCCATCATCATCGATATCGACCGCGAGCGCGCGCGCGAGGCGTGCCGCACCGTCGGTTGGGACGCGGAGCGTATCGCGGCGACCGTCTTCACCGATGACGGCGTGCGCGCCATCGCCGGCGGCGCGATGGACGTGGTGGTGGAGGCGACCGGAAATCCCGCCGTGGGGATCAAGCATGCGCGCGCCGCGATCGCGGCGGGCAAGCATATCGTGATGGTGAATGTCGAAGCCGACGTGCTGGCGGGCCCGCTGCTCGCCGAGGAAGCGCGCAAGGCGGGCGTGGTCTATTCGCTCGCCTATGGCGACCAGCCGGCGCTGACGGCGGAGATGGTCGATTGGGCCCGCGCCACCGGTTTTCGCGTCGTGGCTGCCGGCAAGGGCACGAAATATCTGCCGGCCTATCACGACGTCACGCCCGACGGCGTCTGGCAGCATTACGGCCTGACCGCAGGCGAAGCGCAGTCGGCCGGCATGAATCCGCAGATGTTCAACTCGTTTCTCGACGGCACCAAATCGGCGATCGAGATGGCCGCGATCGCGAACGCCTGCGCGCTCGACGTGCCCGCGGACGGCCTGCTGTTTCCGCCCTGCGGCGTCGACGATCTGCCGCACATCATGCGGCCGCGCTCGCGCGGAGGCGTGCTGGAGCGACCAGGCGTGGTCGAAGTCGTATCCTCGCTGGAGCGCGACGGACGGCCGGTGTTTCGCGACCTGCGCTGGGGCGTCTATGTCGTGCTGGAGGCGCCGAATGACTACGCCGCCGACTGCTTCAGGCAATATGGCCTGAAGACCGATTCCAGCGGGCGCTATGCTGCGATGTACAAGCCCTATCATCTGATCGGGCTCGAGCTGAACATCTCGGTGCTGTCGGCCGCGCTGCGGGGCGAGCCGACCGGCCAGGCCAGCGGCTTCCGCGGCGACGTCGCGGCAGTGGCCAAGCGCAATCTGCGCGCGGGCGAGATGCTGGACGGCGAAGGCGGCTACACGGTGTGGGGCAAGCTGGTACCGGCGGCCGCGAGCCTGAAGGCCGGCGCGCTGCCCATCGGCCTCGCCCACCGCGTGAAACTGAAGCATGACGTCGCACACGGCGCGGTGGTGCGCTGGAGCGATGTCGAGTTCGACGCCGGCAATGAGACGGTGAAGACGCGCAAGGCCATGGAAGCCGCGTTCGCAGCGCAGCATTGATTGGCGCCATCGCAAGCTCAACCAAAGTGCGCTTGATTTGCGATCCCCCTTTGGTCATCCTGCCCCCGATCCGGAAACACAGAATTTCGGACGCCAAAAAACGTCGGCCACCGGCGAAGACAACGCGACGGCAAGATCGCGATCCCTCGTCGAGGACTCGACAATACAGGGAGGGACTACATGGAACGTCGTAAATTCCTGACGGCAGGCGGGCTGGGCCTAGCCGCCAGTGCCGTTGCTGCGCCCGCAATTGCACAATCGATGCCCGAAGTGAAATGGCGGCTCGCGGCGAGCTGGCCGAAATCACTCGATACGCTCTATGGCGGGTGCGAATATTTCTGCAAGCGCGTTGCCGAGATCACCGACAACCGTTTCCAGATCCAGCCCTTTGCTGCCGGAGAAATCGTGCCGGGCCTGCAAGTGCTCGACGCCGTCTCCAACGGCACCGTCGAGATCGGCAACACTGCGCTCTACTATTATTGGGGCAAGAACCCAGCATTCACCTTCGGCACCTCGCTGCCGTTCGGTCTCAACACGCGCCAGCACATTTCGTGGCTGTTGTGGAACGGCGGGCAGGAGATGCTGAACGACCTCCTGAAGGAGCACAATGCCATCGGCGTTCCCACGGGTTCGACCGGTGCCCAGATGGGCGGCTGGTTCCGCAAGGAGATCAAGACCGTCGACGATCTCAAGGGCCTGAAATTCCGGGTTGGCGGTTTCGCCGGCACCATCATCTCGAAGCTCGGCGGCGTGCCGCAGCAGATCGCGGCCGGCGACATCTATCCTGCGCTGGAGAAGGGCACGATCGACGCGGCCGAATGGGTGGGCCCGTATGACGACGAGAAGCTCGGCTTCGTGAAGGTGGCGAAGTACTATTACTATCCGGGCTGGTGGGAAGGCACCGGCCAAGGCCACAACATCATGAATCTCGAAAAGTGGAATGCGCTGCCGAAATATTATCAGGCGGCAATCTCGACGGCCTCGCTCGACACCTTCACCTGGGTGACCGGCAAGTACGACTCGGTCAATCCACCCGCGCTCAAGCGGCTGCTCGCTGCCGGCGCGATCCTCAAGCCCTTCCCCCAGGAGGTGCTCGAAAGCTGCTATGCGGCGGCTGGCGAGATCTACGCAGATCTGGCCAAGAGCAACCCGCATTTCGGCAAGATGTATGCGAGCCTCACGGCCTATCGCAGCGACTCGCTCGCCTGGATGCAGGTCGCCGAGCTCAGCTTCGACAGCTTCATGATGCGGATGCGGACCCGGACGTAGCCGCGCGACCCCGGACGGAAAACGACAAAAGCCCCGGAGATGTCTCCGGGGCTTTTTTTTGCGCGGATGAAGGACTCGTAGGGTGGGCAAAGGCGCGCGGGGCACGCCGTGCCCACGTCCTCTCAGACGGACGCGTGGGCACGCTTCGCTTTGCCCACCCTACGAATGGGAATGCGCGGCGCGAGCCACCACGCCACAAACATCCTCAGTTCTCATCATCCCCGAGCGCGGCGACCAGCTTGTCATAGTACTTGCCGACGAGATCGATGTTGCCCTTGTTCTCGACCGCAGGCGCCGGCGTCTTCAGCGCTTCATTGAGTTCGTCGAGCGCTTCCTTCTTGTCCTTGGCCGGCATCTTCTTGTCAGCCTGGATCTGTGCGATCTGCGCCTTGATCACGGAATCAACGCCGACATATTTCTTGGTCGCGGGGTCGAAGCCGCCGATCACGAGGCTGATGTTATCGACGACGTTGTTGTAGTCGTCATAGCCGGCAAAACCGTGCTTCTTGGCGACCTCCTCGAGCTGCGCAACCACCTTCTGATCGGGCGCGGTATTCTCGGGGAGTTTTTCCGTGATCACGTCCATGTCCTTTTGCGCGGCGAGCACGCCGTCGAGCTGCTTGTCGGTCAGCGCGATCTGCTTGAGCGCCGGGGCCTGCTGCGCTGGCGCAGCTTGCGGAGCGGGCGCCGCCTGGCTCGGTGCCGTCTGCGGCTTGGTCTGTGCGAACGCCACCCCGGAAGCGGCAAACGATGCTGCGGACAGAAGGCACGCAACGCCGAGCGCGGCGAGAGCGGGACGAAGCAATGCTGGCATGGAAGTCTCCTCGGATCTCTGATTGGCAAAGTCACAGCCGGGATTTCGATTATCGGCCTCGACGTGAATGGCCTGTGAACTCTGGCTCCGGTGCTTGAGCTGAAAGGGAGCGCCAGTCGTGACCCGGCCGCGAGATGATCGGCTCGGTGGTGGATCACTCGGCATGCTGAACGGCGATCGTGACCGAAAGATGCAGCCGGTGCGGCATTCATCCGCACAAACAAAAACGCCGCCTCGGTTTCCCGAAGCGGCGTTTTGTATTCGAACATCGAAGAGGAGGATTTCTTGTCCTTGGCAGGCCTGGCAGCGACCTACTCTCCCAGGGCTTAAGCCATAGTACCATTGGCGCTGAAGAGTTTAACGGCCGAGTTCGGGATGGGATCGGGTTGAGGCTCTTCGCTAAAACCACCAGGCCGGCGAAGGACAAGAAAACGAAGCAAGCGATCTTTGTTTGGCGACTAGCGCCTCTCATTCATTCTGGTCTGGATCTTGCGACCCTATGGACACTGAAAATGAGAGCAATCAAGCCAATCGAACGATTAGTACCGGTAAGCTGCATGCATTACTGCACTTCCACATCCGGCCTATCAACGTGGTGGTCTTCCACGGTTCTCAAGGGAATGCTCGTTTTGAGGTGGGTTTCCCGCTTAGATGCTTTCAGCGGTTATCCCGTCCGTACATAGCTATGCTGCACTGCCGCTGGCGCGACAACAGCTCCACCAGAGGTACGTTCACCCCGGTCCTCTCGTACTAGGGGCAAATCCTCTCAACATTCCAACACCCACGGCAGATAGGGACCGAACTGTCTCACGACGTTCTGAACCCAGCTCACGTACCACTTTAATCGGCGAACAGCCGAACCCTTGGGACCTTCTCCAGCCCCAGGATGTGATGAGCCGACATCGAGGTGCCAAACGACGCCGTCGATATGGACTCTTGGGCGTCATCAGCCTGTTATCCCCGGCGTACCTTTTATCCGTTGAGCGATGGCCCATCCACGCGGGACCACCGGATCACTATGACCGACTTTCGTCTCTGCTCGATTCGTAGATCTCGCAGTCAGGCAGGCTTATGCCATTATACTCGACGAACGATTTCCGACCGTTCTGAGCCTACCTTCGCACGCCTCCGTTACTCTTTGGGAGGCGACCGCCCCAGTCAAACTGCCCACCATGCGCTGTCCCGGTTCCCGCTGAGGGAACGCGGTTAGATATCCATAACCATTAGGGTGGTATTTCACATTTCGGCTCCACCATGGCTGGCGCCACGGCTTCAAAGCCTACCACCTATTCTACACAAACAGTCACGAATACCAGCGCAAAGCTACAGTAAAGGTGCACGGGGTCTTTCCGTCTGACCGCAGGAACCCCGCATCTTCACGGGGAATTCAATTTCACTGAGTCTATGTTGGAGACAGCGGGGAAGTCATTACGCCATTCGTGCAGGTCGGAACTTACCCGACAAGGAATTTCGCTACCTTAGGACCGTTATAGTTACGGCCGCCGTTTACCGGGGCTTCGATTCAAGGCTTGCACCTCTCCTCTTAACCTTCCGGCACCGGGCAGGCGTCAGACCCTATACGTCATCTTGCGATTTCGCAGAGCCCTGTGTTTTTGTTAAACAGTTGCCACCCCCTGGTCTGTGCCCCCACTGCCCGCTTGCGCGAGCAATGGGCCTCCTTATCCCGAAGTTACGGAGGTAAATTGCCGAGTTCCTTCAACATAGTTCTCTCAAGCGCCTTGGTATACTCTACCAGTCCACCTGTGTCGGTTTCGGGTACGGTCTAATGTGGAGGCTATTTCCTGGAACCCCTTCGAGGCCCAACCAATCCATTAAGGTCGGACAACACACGGGA encodes:
- a CDS encoding TRAP transporter substrate-binding protein — encoded protein: MERRKFLTAGGLGLAASAVAAPAIAQSMPEVKWRLAASWPKSLDTLYGGCEYFCKRVAEITDNRFQIQPFAAGEIVPGLQVLDAVSNGTVEIGNTALYYYWGKNPAFTFGTSLPFGLNTRQHISWLLWNGGQEMLNDLLKEHNAIGVPTGSTGAQMGGWFRKEIKTVDDLKGLKFRVGGFAGTIISKLGGVPQQIAAGDIYPALEKGTIDAAEWVGPYDDEKLGFVKVAKYYYYPGWWEGTGQGHNIMNLEKWNALPKYYQAAISTASLDTFTWVTGKYDSVNPPALKRLLAAGAILKPFPQEVLESCYAAAGEIYADLAKSNPHFGKMYASLTAYRSDSLAWMQVAELSFDSFMMRMRTRT
- a CDS encoding GntR family transcriptional regulator, whose product is MIPLDPLPNLIDQVYARILEAISDRTLQPGQRIRQNELADKLGVSRQPVSHALHLLHRQGLVAESGKRGFEVTQLDPSRIRQLYEVRGAIDALAARLAAIRAGYDAAGRARLEAALAAGSRIDRTTTLVELIVLDVDFHRAIYQLAGNPVIEETIAPQWPHMRRSMATVLSELDYRGSAWAEHADIAKDILAGDAEAAERAALAHAQTAGRMTEERLRASDEAAA
- a CDS encoding NAD(P)H-dependent oxidoreductase, coding for MNLFRLLQARASAGKPVRVALIGAGKFGSMFLAQVPHTPGLEVPIIIDIDRERAREACRTVGWDAERIAATVFTDDGVRAIAGGAMDVVVEATGNPAVGIKHARAAIAAGKHIVMVNVEADVLAGPLLAEEARKAGVVYSLAYGDQPALTAEMVDWARATGFRVVAAGKGTKYLPAYHDVTPDGVWQHYGLTAGEAQSAGMNPQMFNSFLDGTKSAIEMAAIANACALDVPADGLLFPPCGVDDLPHIMRPRSRGGVLERPGVVEVVSSLERDGRPVFRDLRWGVYVVLEAPNDYAADCFRQYGLKTDSSGRYAAMYKPYHLIGLELNISVLSAALRGEPTGQASGFRGDVAAVAKRNLRAGEMLDGEGGYTVWGKLVPAAASLKAGALPIGLAHRVKLKHDVAHGAVVRWSDVEFDAGNETVKTRKAMEAAFAAQH
- a CDS encoding phytanoyl-CoA dioxygenase family protein; this encodes MKLSQEQLEFFHREGWLLLPELFSQEEVDLLAREAVGIYDTNRPEVWREKSGAPRTAFAAHLYNEAFGILGAHPRMIDPVEQLFGEPVYMHQFKINAKSAFTGDVWQWHQDYGTWKRDDGMPEPRAMNIAIFLDEVMPINGPLMLVPRSQNAGDLEASHDLATTSYPLWTLDEATVTRLVEQGGIVAPTGKPGGMLMFHGNLVHGSSGNITPFPRKIVYLTLNAVSNYIRTPTRPEYIAHRDFAPIKPVDDDALLRLARAPRQAAE